In a single window of the Apteryx mantelli isolate bAptMan1 chromosome 11, bAptMan1.hap1, whole genome shotgun sequence genome:
- the LOC136993017 gene encoding olfactory receptor 14C36-like, whose product MYNGSTLNEFLLLAFANTWELHVLYFLLFLGIYLAALLGNGLIITAIACDHRLHTPMYFFLLNLSVLDLGTISTTVPKSMANSLRDTRVISYLGCVAQTFLFVFFFGGEYCLLTVMAYDRYIAICKTLHYEILMGTRACLKMAAAAWGSGFLNALLHTGNTFLIPLCQGNTVDQFFCEVPQILKLSCSDSYLREVELLAVSAFLVFGCFIFIVLSYVQIFTAVLRIPSEQGRHKAFSMCLPHLAVVSLFVSTGTFAYLRPASISSPALDLVVAVLYSVVPPAVNPLIYSMRNKELKDALRKVISRTFFSTGNIAIALHK is encoded by the coding sequence ATGTACAACGGCAGCACCCTCAATGAGTTTCTCCTCTTGGCATTTGCGAACACATGGGAGCTGCACGTCTtgtacttcttgctcttcctgggcatctacctggctgccctcctgggcaacggcctcatcatcacagctatagcctgtgaccaccgcctccacacccccatgtacttcttcctcctcaacctctctgttctggaccttggcaccatctccaccacagtccccaaatccatggccaattccctgagggacaccagggtcatttcctacttgggatgtgttgCACAgacctttctatttgtcttcttctttggaggagagtattgtctcctcactgtcatggcctatgaccgctacattgccatctgcaaaactCTGCACTATGAGatcctcatgggcaccagagcttgtctcaaaatggcagcagctgcatggggcagtggttttctcaatgctctcctgcacactgggaacacatttttaataccactctgccaaggcaacacagtggaccagttcttctgtgaagtcccacagatcctcaagctctcctgctcagactcctacctcagggaagttgagcTTCTTGCTGTTAGTGcctttttagtctttgggtgtttcattttcattgtgctgtcctatgtgcagatcttcactgctgtgctgaggatcccctctgagcagggacgacacaaagccttttccatgtgcctccctcacctggctgtggtctccctctttgtcagcactggcacctTTGCCTACCTGAGgcctgcctccatctcctccccagctctggatctggtggtggctgttctgtactcggtggtgcctccagcagtgaaccctctcatctacagcatgaggaacaaggagctcaaagatgccctgaggaaagtgatttcacggacatttttcagcactggtaacattgccattgctctccacaaatga